One window of the Chitinophagales bacterium genome contains the following:
- a CDS encoding acyl-CoA dehydrogenase: MTSLTNPFTEEHELLRQSFRQFMETEISPYAREWEKNKVCPRHIFERMGELGFFGVSFPKEVGGSGMDLWAAVVISSELAYSGLGGLSMSLYAHTYLPLPLINALGTPEQKENYLKPALQGKKIAALGLTEPDVGSDLGGIKTRAEDKGDYYLVNGAKMWITNGTMADFVVLLVRTGEGYNLSFLLFDTQTPGFSAIPVHDKLGMHTSDTGQLFFENCKVPKSALIGEENMGFYYCMNNIQEERLIAAVMGTYGAEAALEKAKQYARERSAFGKPINKFQVIRHKLAQMAISVEVCRSITFRAVQEYIEKGPEAIKIVTMAKAFVSEECFKVVNEALQIHGGWGYHEDYGIARAFRDTRLMTIGAGTTEVMHEIISKLVVDEVTHRKTFIKPRKTENV; the protein is encoded by the coding sequence ATGACCTCGCTGACCAATCCATTTACCGAAGAGCATGAACTGCTGCGGCAGTCGTTTCGGCAATTTATGGAAACTGAAATCAGTCCTTACGCACGGGAATGGGAAAAGAACAAGGTATGCCCACGCCACATTTTTGAGCGCATGGGCGAACTAGGTTTTTTTGGTGTCAGCTTCCCCAAGGAAGTGGGAGGCAGCGGAATGGACCTGTGGGCAGCGGTGGTTATTTCCTCGGAGCTGGCATATTCGGGATTGGGCGGATTGTCCATGTCACTCTATGCACATACCTACTTGCCATTGCCCCTGATCAATGCGCTTGGCACACCGGAGCAGAAAGAAAACTACCTCAAACCTGCCCTGCAAGGGAAAAAGATTGCTGCCTTGGGTCTTACCGAGCCGGATGTAGGATCTGACCTGGGCGGAATTAAAACACGCGCAGAAGATAAAGGGGACTACTACCTAGTAAACGGTGCCAAAATGTGGATTACTAATGGCACAATGGCTGATTTTGTTGTACTGCTTGTGCGCACCGGAGAAGGCTACAACCTGAGTTTTTTACTCTTTGATACCCAAACACCGGGTTTTTCAGCCATACCGGTGCATGACAAGTTGGGCATGCACACTTCAGATACAGGTCAGCTGTTTTTTGAAAACTGCAAAGTACCCAAATCGGCACTCATCGGTGAAGAAAACATGGGTTTTTACTACTGCATGAATAACATACAGGAGGAGCGACTCATTGCGGCTGTCATGGGCACCTATGGCGCGGAAGCTGCTCTGGAAAAAGCCAAACAATATGCCCGTGAACGCTCAGCCTTCGGAAAACCTATCAACAAATTTCAGGTCATCCGGCATAAGCTGGCTCAAATGGCCATCAGCGTGGAAGTGTGTCGCTCCATTACTTTCCGCGCTGTTCAGGAGTATATCGAGAAAGGACCAGAAGCCATTAAAATAGTCACCATGGCAAAAGCGTTTGTTTCCGAAGAATGTTTTAAAGTGGTGAATGAGGCACTTCAGATTCATGGCGGTTGGGGCTATCATGAGGATTACGGCATTGCCCGCGCTTTCCGTGACACCAGACTGATGACTATTGGCGCTGGCACTACTGAAGTGATGCATGAGATTATCAGCAAGCTGGTGGTGGATGAGGTGACACATCGTAAAACATTCATAAAACCCAGGAAAACGGAAAATGTATGA
- a CDS encoding asparaginase, with protein MPTAAKKPLHNLIYMAIMVFVTGGTFDKEYDEINGRLYFKDTHLPEMFQLGRCTLDIRIRTLMMIDSLEMTDGDRDVIIQHCKRCNEDRIVITHGTDTMVKTAQALEKENIQKTIVLTGAMIPYKFGSSDGFFNLGSALAFVQTLPAGVYIAMHGRYFQAGNVVKNKRTGYFEELSD; from the coding sequence TTGCCAACTGCAGCCAAAAAGCCCCTGCATAATCTGATTTATATGGCAATCATGGTGTTCGTTACCGGAGGTACTTTTGATAAAGAGTATGATGAGATTAATGGCCGGCTCTATTTCAAAGACACCCATCTGCCTGAAATGTTTCAGCTGGGCCGTTGTACGCTTGACATTCGTATTCGCACGCTGATGATGATTGACAGTCTGGAAATGACCGATGGCGACAGAGATGTTATCATACAGCATTGTAAAAGGTGTAATGAAGACAGGATAGTTATCACACACGGCACAGACACGATGGTGAAAACGGCTCAGGCGCTGGAGAAGGAAAACATCCAAAAAACCATCGTACTTACCGGAGCCATGATTCCATACAAGTTTGGCAGCTCTGATGGGTTCTTCAATCTCGGCAGTGCGCTGGCTTTTGTACAAACCCTGCCGGCCGGAGTTTACATTGCCATGCACGGGAGATATTTTCAGGCTGGTAATGTCGTAAAGAATAAGCGAACCGGATATTTTGAGGAACTAAGTGATTGA